A window from Chelmon rostratus isolate fCheRos1 chromosome 13, fCheRos1.pri, whole genome shotgun sequence encodes these proteins:
- the trim13 gene encoding tripartite motif-containing 13 isoform X3, with protein MGQHPSECGTMEQLEEELTCPICCGLFEDPRVLLCSHSFCKKCLEGLLEGNRGPVFRAPFKCPTCRKETPQNGANSLQINYSLRGIVEKYSKIKVMPKMSVCKQHRGQPLNIFCATDLKLICGFCATTDDHEGHKFCSLEEAYEREKEAFEELLHGVESWQSADILSCLEALQASKKKALQSVTKDAEKVSDYFEKLISALECKKNEILSDFETLKLVVLQAYDPEITKLSAAMEEHRRALSIAESFRSVSDPLCFLQQMQEFRDKLGVLKETLLPSRNDMDVGPLVHNFDVKKWDSLRLREVDKISVPHESGSYRARGSRMAALRWIALFLSLSLPALLLLQPHNRAAYLPAQIEPFLSAVSSHLAHTGAYLREMTDMYTSLMGAGQECIANLIDSTVSFIGSCKLF; from the exons ATGGGGCAGCATccctctgagtgt GGCACCATGGAGCAGCTAGAAGAGGAGCTTACGTGCCCGATCTGCTGCGGTCTCTTTGAGGACCCGCGGGTTCTGCTGTGCTCGCACAGCTTTTGCAAGAAATGCTTGGAGGGACTCTTGGAAGGGAACCGAGGTCCCGTTTTCAGAGCACCTTTCAAGTGTCCCACATGCCGCAAAGAGACCCCTCAAAACGGCGCAAACAGCCTGCAGATCAACTATTCTCTGCGTGGAATAGTGGAGAAGTACAGCAAAATAAAGGTTATGCCCAAGATGTCTGTTTGTAAACAACACCGCGGCCAGCCTCTAAACATATTTTGCGCCACGGACTTAAAACTCATTTGTGGGTTTTGCGCAACAACAGATGACCACGAAGGGCATAAATTCTGCTCCTTGGAGGAGGCATATGAACGAGAGAAGGAGGCATTTGAAGAGCTGCTTCACGGGGTGGAGAGTTGGCAGAGCGCAGATATCCTGTCCTGCCTTGAGGCACTACAAGCCAGCAAGAAAAAGGCGCTTCAGTCGGTGACCAAGGACGCAGAAAAGGTATCAGACTATTTCGAAAAGCTCATCAGTGCTCTGGAATGCAAAAAGAATGAGATCCTCTCCGATTTCGAAACGCTGAAGCTGGTGGTGTTGCAAGCATACGACCCGGAGATCACCAAGCTGAGCGCAGCGATGGAGGAGCACAGGCGGGCGCTCAGCATCGCCGAGTCCTTCAGGAGCGTCTCCGACCCCCTGTGCtttctgcagcagatgcaggAGTTTCGGGACAAGTTGGGGGTCCTTAAGGAGACTCTGCTGCCCTCTCGAAACGACATGGACGTCGGTCCCCTTGTGCACAATTTTGATGTCAAGAAGTGGGACTCACTGAGGCTCAGAGAAGTGGACAAGATCTCAGTCCCCCACGAGAGTGGCTCCTACCGAGCGCGGGGCTCACGGATGGCGGCGCTCAGATGGATCGCCTTATTTCTGAGTTTGTCACTGCCAGcactgctcctgctgcagccgcACAACCGTGCAGCCTACCTGCCCGCGCAGATTGAAccatttctctctgcagtgtcctCGCACCTTGCCCACACTGGTGCGTACCTGCGGGAGATGACTGACATGTACACAAGTTTAATGGGTGCAGGTCAGGAATGCATCGCGAACTTAATTGACTCTACTGTCAGTTTTATTGGCAGTTGTAAGTTGTTTTAA
- the trim13 gene encoding tripartite motif-containing 13 isoform X2, producing MIALHCASQQLGTMEQLEEELTCPICCGLFEDPRVLLCSHSFCKKCLEGLLEGNRGPVFRAPFKCPTCRKETPQNGANSLQINYSLRGIVEKYSKIKVMPKMSVCKQHRGQPLNIFCATDLKLICGFCATTDDHEGHKFCSLEEAYEREKEAFEELLHGVESWQSADILSCLEALQASKKKALQSVTKDAEKVSDYFEKLISALECKKNEILSDFETLKLVVLQAYDPEITKLSAAMEEHRRALSIAESFRSVSDPLCFLQQMQEFRDKLGVLKETLLPSRNDMDVGPLVHNFDVKKWDSLRLREVDKISVPHESGSYRARGSRMAALRWIALFLSLSLPALLLLQPHNRAAYLPAQIEPFLSAVSSHLAHTGAYLREMTDMYTSLMGAGQECIANLIDSTVSFIGSCKLF from the exons ATGATTGCGTTGCACTGTGCGTCTCAGCAGCTG GGCACCATGGAGCAGCTAGAAGAGGAGCTTACGTGCCCGATCTGCTGCGGTCTCTTTGAGGACCCGCGGGTTCTGCTGTGCTCGCACAGCTTTTGCAAGAAATGCTTGGAGGGACTCTTGGAAGGGAACCGAGGTCCCGTTTTCAGAGCACCTTTCAAGTGTCCCACATGCCGCAAAGAGACCCCTCAAAACGGCGCAAACAGCCTGCAGATCAACTATTCTCTGCGTGGAATAGTGGAGAAGTACAGCAAAATAAAGGTTATGCCCAAGATGTCTGTTTGTAAACAACACCGCGGCCAGCCTCTAAACATATTTTGCGCCACGGACTTAAAACTCATTTGTGGGTTTTGCGCAACAACAGATGACCACGAAGGGCATAAATTCTGCTCCTTGGAGGAGGCATATGAACGAGAGAAGGAGGCATTTGAAGAGCTGCTTCACGGGGTGGAGAGTTGGCAGAGCGCAGATATCCTGTCCTGCCTTGAGGCACTACAAGCCAGCAAGAAAAAGGCGCTTCAGTCGGTGACCAAGGACGCAGAAAAGGTATCAGACTATTTCGAAAAGCTCATCAGTGCTCTGGAATGCAAAAAGAATGAGATCCTCTCCGATTTCGAAACGCTGAAGCTGGTGGTGTTGCAAGCATACGACCCGGAGATCACCAAGCTGAGCGCAGCGATGGAGGAGCACAGGCGGGCGCTCAGCATCGCCGAGTCCTTCAGGAGCGTCTCCGACCCCCTGTGCtttctgcagcagatgcaggAGTTTCGGGACAAGTTGGGGGTCCTTAAGGAGACTCTGCTGCCCTCTCGAAACGACATGGACGTCGGTCCCCTTGTGCACAATTTTGATGTCAAGAAGTGGGACTCACTGAGGCTCAGAGAAGTGGACAAGATCTCAGTCCCCCACGAGAGTGGCTCCTACCGAGCGCGGGGCTCACGGATGGCGGCGCTCAGATGGATCGCCTTATTTCTGAGTTTGTCACTGCCAGcactgctcctgctgcagccgcACAACCGTGCAGCCTACCTGCCCGCGCAGATTGAAccatttctctctgcagtgtcctCGCACCTTGCCCACACTGGTGCGTACCTGCGGGAGATGACTGACATGTACACAAGTTTAATGGGTGCAGGTCAGGAATGCATCGCGAACTTAATTGACTCTACTGTCAGTTTTATTGGCAGTTGTAAGTTGTTTTAA
- the trim13 gene encoding tripartite motif-containing 13 isoform X1 yields MTAKPHRFDAWVMCLQGTMEQLEEELTCPICCGLFEDPRVLLCSHSFCKKCLEGLLEGNRGPVFRAPFKCPTCRKETPQNGANSLQINYSLRGIVEKYSKIKVMPKMSVCKQHRGQPLNIFCATDLKLICGFCATTDDHEGHKFCSLEEAYEREKEAFEELLHGVESWQSADILSCLEALQASKKKALQSVTKDAEKVSDYFEKLISALECKKNEILSDFETLKLVVLQAYDPEITKLSAAMEEHRRALSIAESFRSVSDPLCFLQQMQEFRDKLGVLKETLLPSRNDMDVGPLVHNFDVKKWDSLRLREVDKISVPHESGSYRARGSRMAALRWIALFLSLSLPALLLLQPHNRAAYLPAQIEPFLSAVSSHLAHTGAYLREMTDMYTSLMGAGQECIANLIDSTVSFIGSCKLF; encoded by the exons ATGACTGCAAAACCT CACCGATTTGACGCCTGGGTGATGTGTTTACAGGGCACCATGGAGCAGCTAGAAGAGGAGCTTACGTGCCCGATCTGCTGCGGTCTCTTTGAGGACCCGCGGGTTCTGCTGTGCTCGCACAGCTTTTGCAAGAAATGCTTGGAGGGACTCTTGGAAGGGAACCGAGGTCCCGTTTTCAGAGCACCTTTCAAGTGTCCCACATGCCGCAAAGAGACCCCTCAAAACGGCGCAAACAGCCTGCAGATCAACTATTCTCTGCGTGGAATAGTGGAGAAGTACAGCAAAATAAAGGTTATGCCCAAGATGTCTGTTTGTAAACAACACCGCGGCCAGCCTCTAAACATATTTTGCGCCACGGACTTAAAACTCATTTGTGGGTTTTGCGCAACAACAGATGACCACGAAGGGCATAAATTCTGCTCCTTGGAGGAGGCATATGAACGAGAGAAGGAGGCATTTGAAGAGCTGCTTCACGGGGTGGAGAGTTGGCAGAGCGCAGATATCCTGTCCTGCCTTGAGGCACTACAAGCCAGCAAGAAAAAGGCGCTTCAGTCGGTGACCAAGGACGCAGAAAAGGTATCAGACTATTTCGAAAAGCTCATCAGTGCTCTGGAATGCAAAAAGAATGAGATCCTCTCCGATTTCGAAACGCTGAAGCTGGTGGTGTTGCAAGCATACGACCCGGAGATCACCAAGCTGAGCGCAGCGATGGAGGAGCACAGGCGGGCGCTCAGCATCGCCGAGTCCTTCAGGAGCGTCTCCGACCCCCTGTGCtttctgcagcagatgcaggAGTTTCGGGACAAGTTGGGGGTCCTTAAGGAGACTCTGCTGCCCTCTCGAAACGACATGGACGTCGGTCCCCTTGTGCACAATTTTGATGTCAAGAAGTGGGACTCACTGAGGCTCAGAGAAGTGGACAAGATCTCAGTCCCCCACGAGAGTGGCTCCTACCGAGCGCGGGGCTCACGGATGGCGGCGCTCAGATGGATCGCCTTATTTCTGAGTTTGTCACTGCCAGcactgctcctgctgcagccgcACAACCGTGCAGCCTACCTGCCCGCGCAGATTGAAccatttctctctgcagtgtcctCGCACCTTGCCCACACTGGTGCGTACCTGCGGGAGATGACTGACATGTACACAAGTTTAATGGGTGCAGGTCAGGAATGCATCGCGAACTTAATTGACTCTACTGTCAGTTTTATTGGCAGTTGTAAGTTGTTTTAA
- the spryd7b gene encoding SPRY domain-containing protein 7b: protein MAAMFTCCLGCCGDGGSGHIPLKEMPTVQLDTHHMGTDVVIVKSGRRICGTGGCLANAPLHQNKSYFEFKIQSTGVWGIGVATQKVNLNQVPLGRDTNSLVLRHDGSVYHNNEEKNRLPANSLPQEGDIVGITYDHVELNLYLNGKNMHCPASGIRGTVYPVVYVDDSAILDCQFSDFYHTPPQGFEKILFEQQIF, encoded by the exons ATGGCTGCGATGTTTACGTGTTGTCTAGGCTGCTGTGGGGATGGCGGATCGGGGCACATTCCCCTCAAAGAAATGCCCACTGTTCAATTAGATACCCACCATATGG GCACAGATGTTGTCATTGTAAAGAGCGGCCGGAGGATATGTGGCACTGGAGGCTGTCTGGCCAACGCTCCTCTGCACCAGAACAAAAGTTATTTTGAGTTTAAGATCCAGTCCACTG gtGTATGGGGAATAGGTGTGGCTACGCAGAAAGTGAATCTTAATCAAGTGCCTTTGGGCAGAGACACAAATAGCCTAGTCCTGAGGCATGATGGGTCTGTGTACCACAACAACGAAGAGAAAAATCGTCTACCTGCAAACAGCCTTCCTCAGGAGGGTGACATTGTG GGCATCACGTATGACCATGTGGAGCTGAATTTGTATCTGAATGGAAAGAACATGCACTGTCCTGCCTCAGGGATTCGAGGCACTGTGTACCCTGTTGTTTATG TGGATGACAGTGCCATCTTAGACTGCCAGTTTAGTGACTTCTATCACACACCTCCACAAGGATTCGAGAAGATCCTGTTCGAACAACAAATCTTCTAA